Genomic DNA from Candidatus Binataceae bacterium:
TCCGCTCGTGCCCTTGTACTCCGCGTGCACGTCGATCATCAGGGTCTCCTTCCCCGCGACGACGGCTTTGTACGTATCCGGCGGAAAGTAGGTATAGAAAAAGTGCGGCACGCCGGGCGAAAGCATCCCCGGCGACGTCGAGGACATCTCGCCGGGCGTATCGGCGAGGCGCTTGCCCTCCGCCAGCGCGGTTACCGTAAGGATCGCGCCGCTCGCCGGAATTTTACCGAAGTTGCGATATTGGATCACGGCCCGCGGATTGGGCGTGTCGCCCTGCTCGAAGGTGACGTTCTCGATACCGACAAACGGGCGCTCCTCGAGCGCGAAGATGTGCGAGGTTACCTGCGCCGTCCGCCACGCCGCGTACGCGCTGAACGCTGTCGCTGCCACCATCAGCAGGGCCATAAAATCGGCAAACTGCAAGACCTCGGTCAGCCGCCGCATCATCGACTTCTCGGCGGGCGTCAGATGATCGGCGGTCGATTCGACTTTGTTACTCATTTAATTTCGCTGACTAGGCCGTTGGAGCCCAGGATCTGGCTGACGCCGGGCGGTTGCTAACTCTTCAGAACTCGCAAGAATTTAGATATGCTAACTGGATCGATTTCTCGTAATCAAAAGTCGCTTGATTCCATGTGGCCGTGAATTTTAAACAGAAAAATCGTCCTGTAGAAGGCCGCATGCACTAGACAGGCTAGGTTGGTTCCGTATTCACCACAGACCCAAGGCCCGCGGTCGTGCGCAAAATCGGGATGTACCCTTCGGATCCGAATCAAAAGCTATTGGGGAAGCCAGTAGTCCCTCCCGCACGATATTCCGACGCACCATAGCCGACGACCTGCCCACATTCGCCCGCGATACTCCGGCGGAGCCAAATCCTTTACGAACAGCACGCCAACCAGGTCTTGGCTTGAGCGCTGTGTGAGTGAGGTCGCCCAGCCGGCGTGAGATTGCTCCACGCGATTAGTTGTGGCGTTTTGTCACGCGTCTTTGCACACAGCTTCTTTTTCTTGGCAGATAAAGATTCTCTAGGCACTACATGGTGTGCGTAAGCGATTGCTTCGGCGTGGGAACGAAGGTTGCTACCCGCATCGACGGCGTGGCGGGGACTACGGAGAAACCACTGGACGCTCATAGAAGAACAGACTTCCGCACAGGAAATGTCCCGGGCGGTGGGGAGGGGTAACATGTTCGATTTCAACGCTGATGAGGCATCGCACTTAGCATCGCGCGTTGTCCGAGGCGGTCGCGCTTTATTTTCGACTGGCAAGAGAACCATTCTGCGTGTGGTCTGTTTGCTAGCGGCGGTTTTTATAGTTCCGGCGATCGCTGCGGCACAGATCTGTCCTATCCAGAATGCCGCCGGACTCCCAGCGCAGCCCGGCCATCCCTGGACCAAGCTGGCGAATTGTGTCAGCGGCGGTAGCGCGGTGATAGGCGGGACGGTTGGCGGAACCGACTGCACCTACGCCTACGTGAGTCAAAAACAACATGAGGGACTCTACTACGCTGCGGATCTATCGACCATCACAATTCAAAGCGGCGGCACGCTGGTGTTTCTTGATCAGAGCTATCAGGTTCATGTCGGAAGCATAGTTGTGGAGAACGGTGGGACCCTCCAGATCGGCGCACAAGGCTGCGCGATATCGAAGCAAAACCAGATAAATCTCTATTTCACCGGTTCCGAGGGTGCCGTCAAGGGAATCGATGTGAAAGCGGGCGGGACGCTGCGTATGTGGGGTCGCCATGGCAACACCGCCTTCACTAATCACGTGAGCTGGGCTCATCTGGCTGAGCCGGCCGGCCCTGAGAGCTTTAGCGCAGCCAAGGGGGTTGCGGCGCCTGTGACCGAGGCAGCTAACGCTCTGATGATCGACAAGATTGTGGACTGGCATGTCGGCGATTGGATCGTGGTCGCGGGAACCGACTTCTCACCTGATTCTGGGGAAATCGTTCAAATCCAAAGCGTCATGCCCAACAGCGTGACCGGACATACTGCTATCACGCTCAATCAGTCCCTGGTCGAATATCACTACGGCGGCAAGTCGCCCACTTGCAACCCGGGCGATGTCTATTGTGGTCCGTCGGCGAAGAGCTTCAACGACGGCAAAGCGAAAAACTACGGCGTTGATGAGCGAGCCGAAGTAGGGCTGCTTACGCGAAACATCCATCTCACCTCGATCACGCCTAATCCGTATCAGTCGACCAAAGGTGAATGGGCGCTGGTCAATCCGCCCCCGGCAGGCCTGCATTGGGGCGGCGAAGTATTGCTCGAATCAGAATTCGCTACCGCAGAGATAGCGGGCGTTGAAATCGAAAAATTCGGCGGTGACGAAGACGGCCAGTTTCCAGTCTACTTTCAAGGCACAGGCACCAACCCACCGATCATCTCCAGCAACAGCATCCATCATTCATACAACAAGTGCATCGCGCTCGCTGGACTGGCTGGCACCCCCGGTAACCCGATAACCATCAATGACAACGTCTGCGCGCGAATTGTCGGCAATATGTTCTATCTTCGCACCGGAGCGGAGCAAAACCTCAGCTTCATCCATAATCTCGGCGTGGGAGCCATGAGCAATGCCTTCACGCTCAATCCCGACGGCAACGCCCCGCCGCCATATCAGCTTTGGTGGGCGGGGGACAACCTGACCAATCAGCCCAGCGCCAAATGCCATCAACCCGGTGTTTTCTCCGGCACTTACAACTGCTACGACGGATTGAACATAACATTTACCGACGATCAATCGTTACCGGCAGTCCAATCTGAATCGTACACCTCCGCTGGTTTCTGGATTACGAACCCCGCGAACTATTTTCAAGCGAATTCGATCGCGGGATGCCAGGACCAGGGCATAGGTTTCTGGTACGATCTTACGCCAGGCAATGCGACAGTCCCGCTTGGTATAATGCAGCATGGTTCGCTGGTGGGCTTCACTAACAACCGCGCACACGGATGCTATTACGGCCTGAATACTCCGGCCCAGCTCTCCCAGGGCGCCAACTACACACCGCAGAACTCGCAGCAACTCGATCTGATCGCGCATTTCGACGGAATCACGGCGACGCGCAATCGTTACGCGGGAATCTGGGTGCGGCCCAATTGGTATTCGCTTACCAACGTACGCTTGGCCGGAAATGTTCAGGGTGCGAGCCTAGTTTCTGCCGGAGGCACTGAGGGTTCGCCGCCCGGCGAATGGTCCCAGATTTCGCACGGCGTCTTTGTCGGAGAGAGCATGAATAATCCCGAGCGCTTCGGGCCGTGCCCCTATTACACCGATGGCGTGATCCCACACGGCGACACCGCGCCACCGCCGCCCGTCTGTGCTGAAACGCCTGGCGCCGCGGGACTTGGCATCGGCTATCCCGATCCCAAACGGAATCAGCTCGGGTATATGTTTTATGATGGGCCGGCACGGATCGAGAATTCCCGTTTCATAAATTTCCTGATCAACCCGTCTCCGCTACTCACTAAAAAAGACGCAAAGTTTCTGTCGGCCTACACCGCCATCGAGAAAATGCCTTGCGATTCTAATACTGCCTTCACGTACGAAGGGGACGCCGCGATGGGATGGTTTCAGGCCAATGTTAACTCATATCCGCCGACCCAATACACTGACAACTTGTCGTTTGTGAACGTCGATCTTCGCCATGAAGTCTATACTCAGGAAGTAGGCGTAACCTGCGTGAGCAGTACTCAGGTAAATTTCCAGGATGGCGACAAGAACACTGTAATCCGCGATCACGACGCG
This window encodes:
- a CDS encoding G8 domain-containing protein, with the translated sequence MFDFNADEASHLASRVVRGGRALFSTGKRTILRVVCLLAAVFIVPAIAAAQICPIQNAAGLPAQPGHPWTKLANCVSGGSAVIGGTVGGTDCTYAYVSQKQHEGLYYAADLSTITIQSGGTLVFLDQSYQVHVGSIVVENGGTLQIGAQGCAISKQNQINLYFTGSEGAVKGIDVKAGGTLRMWGRHGNTAFTNHVSWAHLAEPAGPESFSAAKGVAAPVTEAANALMIDKIVDWHVGDWIVVAGTDFSPDSGEIVQIQSVMPNSVTGHTAITLNQSLVEYHYGGKSPTCNPGDVYCGPSAKSFNDGKAKNYGVDERAEVGLLTRNIHLTSITPNPYQSTKGEWALVNPPPAGLHWGGEVLLESEFATAEIAGVEIEKFGGDEDGQFPVYFQGTGTNPPIISSNSIHHSYNKCIALAGLAGTPGNPITINDNVCARIVGNMFYLRTGAEQNLSFIHNLGVGAMSNAFTLNPDGNAPPPYQLWWAGDNLTNQPSAKCHQPGVFSGTYNCYDGLNITFTDDQSLPAVQSESYTSAGFWITNPANYFQANSIAGCQDQGIGFWYDLTPGNATVPLGIMQHGSLVGFTNNRAHGCYYGLNTPAQLSQGANYTPQNSQQLDLIAHFDGITATRNRYAGIWVRPNWYSLTNVRLAGNVQGASLVSAGGTEGSPPGEWSQISHGVFVGESMNNPERFGPCPYYTDGVIPHGDTAPPPPVCAETPGAAGLGIGYPDPKRNQLGYMFYDGPARIENSRFINFLINPSPLLTKKDAKFLSAYTAIEKMPCDSNTAFTYEGDAAMGWFQANVNSYPPTQYTDNLSFVNVDLRHEVYTQEVGVTCVSSTQVNFQDGDKNTVIRDHDATLSGYQVVDQAGTPIWGKFPISLNNLPFLAVADTTNNAMNTVDECYAEGAQDAHYEGRPSAQMSPNDYATLEFSAVPCALEAGSYSGPCTNSNVITLTKDQQDYGQHQSMSLNGRNGNGIYEPKVMNGLGYTVQAQYEMPPFVSITYTDASTTPFQTRIGICYTTDQGPYQCPGGDCSGVFTVSKGVKTLAGPGSTSLAALAPYFTNYTVCNGLDNQYGYPSGWNFPNLALCLDPSLDASKSDDIPPTPTLLTQVSSIGALTPSTYFYDQTTGLLFLDVEQVNPNGDPSYKIQSGGTGGGPSPLGDCDGANPDPACPDFSAGYSFYSCPAGGCELYMVQVNPDVYAYDPTKVGMTCVPYPTYNQQYPADLNLLKNVATGVVLKPNVLTPTGTSGNFPHLVDSSGNPCPTTTPTPTP